The genomic stretch CGGGTGGGCCGCAGTGATGCGTCTGCACTTCGTACTCCCTCAACTGGAACCGCTGTACGGCATGGAACTCGCCGCCGCGCTGCTGATGCGAGGCATGCAGGACCAGGGCGTCGAGGTGTCGGCCACGGTGGTGTCGGGCCCGGTCCCGGCCACTCTGGGCGACCTGGTGATGGACACGCTCGGGCTCGGCACCCGGATCACCCGCTTGATGGAGGCGGTTCCGCCGCTACGACGCCGGTTGCAACGGCTCCCGGCGGACGCGCAGATCGTGGCGAGCGGTCTCTGGGGCAGCGTTCCGGTCGGTGCCGCGTTGGCCGGCACCAATCGCGACTACGTCGCCTGGGAACACTCACTGCTGCCGGAGCGGCTGCGCATCGACGGCCGGGTCCGGATGCTCTCCCGGGTGGCCCGGGCCCGCGGGTTGCGGCCCCGACTCGTCGTCGCCGTCTCCGACGGTGTCGCGCGGACCGTCCGGCGACTCGCTCCCGGGCAGCCGGTGGTGACGATCCCCAACCCGATGCCGGCCAAGCCGTTCGTCGCGCCACGCGAGGTGGCGGACCGGGCGCGGATCGACCTGCTCGCCACGGCCGCCTTCCGGCCGTACAAGAACCACTCCTGCGCGCTCGAAGCGCTGGCCCTGCTGCCAAAGAACTACCACCTGACACTCGCCGGCGACGGGGAGGAGCGCGACCTGCTGCACGACGCGGTGCGCCGGCTCGGGTTGCAGGACCGTACGACCTTCCTCGGCCGGGTGCCGACGGTGGCCCGTCTCCTGACGCAGGCGGACGTGCTCGTCCATCCGTCCCGCGCCGAGACGTTCGGCTTCAGCCTTGTGGAGGCCGCCGAGGCCGGGCTGCCCGTCGCCGCGCTGCCGGTGCCCGCCCTGGACGAGATGATCCCGACCTTCGTGCCGGGCACGCTGGCGGCGGACACCTCGGCCGAGGCGCTGGCCGCCGCGATCGTGCGGCTGACCGGCGACGGGCGCCCGGGCGTCGCGGACTTCGAGAAGGCGTGGCAGGCCCGATGCACCGAACTGGACCCGGCCGTGGCCGGTGGCCGGTGGGTGGAGGCGTTGACGTGACGGCGGTTCCCGGGGACGCCGCACGGCCGATCGCCGACGCGCGCACCGACCGCCCAGGGCACGGCCGGCGGATGTCGTTCCGCGCCCGGCGAGGCGACGGCTTCCTGCGCAAGTCCGGCACGTTCTTCACCGGCACCCTGCTGCGCACCCTCGCCCAGGGGGCACTCTTCGTGCTGCTGGCGCGGGAGATGCCGATCAACACCTACGGTCTGTTCGTCGGTGTCACCGCGCTGGTCGCGGTGGTCTCGCCCTTCGCGTCGGCCGGCACACCGAGTCTGATCATGCAAAACTACGCGGACGCGCCGGGCGACTGGCCTCGCCACCTCGTTCGTGGGATGTTCCTGTCCACAGTCTTCGGCTCCGGGGCCACCGTCCTGGTCGCCGCCGCGGGACTGGCCATCTGGGGCGCCGACGTCGGGCTGGTGGACCTGCTCTGTCTGGCTTTCGCCGACCTGGTCGCCTGGCGACTCATCGAGGCCGTGGCCGCGTCGATCCAGGTACGCGGTCGGATCCTGCTCGCCGCGCTGATCCCAGCCCTGCTGCACGTCTGTCGGCTGGCCGGCGCCGTGGTGCTGACCGTCGCCGGGGGACCGATCACGCTGCACGACTGGGCAGTGACATCCGTGGTGCTGTCCGTCGTCGTGTGCCTGACGGTGATCCTGGGCGGCCTACGCGGCGGCGGCCGGCACGTGATCAGCGTCCGGGGTTCGCTCCGGCAGGCCCGGACCGGGATGCTCTTCGCCGTCGGGCTGTCTGCCCAGTCGGTCTACAACGACGTCGACAAGGTCATGTTGTCACGTTTGGGCACCCCCGAAAGCGCCGCCATCTACGCTGCGGCCTACCGGGTGGTCGACCTGGCGTATACACCGGCCCGGTCGATGAGCGCGATCGCCTACCCCCGCTTCTTCGAGGCAGGCCGGAACGGCCCTCGGGCGGCCCTGCGGATGGCCCGTGGGCTGCTGCCGCGCTTCCTGGCGTTCAGCGTGCCGGTGAGCCTGCTGCTGGTCGCCTTCTCGTGGATGATGCCGCTGGTGTTCGGTGCCGACTTCGAGGCAGCCGTTCCGGCGGTCCAGGGTTTGAGCGCGCTGCTGGTGCTCAAGTCGCTGCACTACCTTGCCGCGGACGCATTGTCCGGAGCCCGGATGCAGGGGCGACGGACGATCTGCCAGATCGGCGTCGGCGTGCTGAACGTCCTGCTCAACCTGTGGCTCATTCCGGCGTACGGCTGGCAGGGTGCCATCTACTCCAGCCTGGCCTGTGACGCGCTGCTCGCCGTACTGCTTTGGGGATGTCTCGCCGTCGCCGTCCGCCGCGACACTGCGGGCACGCCTCCCGCACCACGTCCCAGGGAAAGGGTCTGAGGTGACCACACTCTTCGGTGTCCTGCTGAGCGCTGCGGGCCTCGCGGTGGCCGGCTGGCTGGTGTACGCACGTCAGGCGGTCGCCGCCAGCTTCGGCGGTGCGTCGACCGCCGTCGCGCTCATCGGATTCGCGGCGCTCGCGAACGCCGCGCCCGTACTGGCCGGTGACCACTCGTCGGCGCTCATTGGCGTGCTGGTGTTCGCCCTCGTCGTCTGGTTGCTCGTCGTACACCGTGGACGGCTGGCCGGTCCGCCCGAGATCTGGCGACGGATCTGCCTGGGGCTGGCCGGGGCAGTGCTCGTCTGGTGCGTCGGCGTCGACGTTCTCACCGGTGACGGCGTGTACGGGTCACGACTGCCGGCGTACGCCGCCGCCGGTCTGCTGTTGGTGGCGGTCTGGTTGCTGGCGGCCGGTGCTCCGGTGAGCCTCGGCGCGATGGCCTACACCGGGTTGGCCGTCCTGTCCCTGCTCACCATTCCGACGGCCGTGTACGGACAGGCTTGGCGGGCCTGCACCGATGGCCAGTTGGAGAAGTGCTCGCTGGCGGGCGGCCTGTTCAAGAGTTTCTACGACTCCGAGAACTACATCGCTCTGATCACCTCGTTCACGCTGGTCGCCGCCGTCTGCGCGCTGCGCCGGGCCGAGCGGTGGGCGGTGGTGACGTTCTGCCTGCTGGTCATCGTGGCGACCGGGTCCCGGACCAGCTACCTGGCGCTGGCCGCCGTCGGCGTGTGGGTGCTCGGTGCGTGGATGATGGAGTGGCGGCGGCCGTACCAGAGGATCCACTTCGTCCTCTGTGTGCCGCTGGTCGTTGGCGCCGTCGCCGTTGCCACCTATCTGGCCTGGAGCGCCTCCAAGACCACCCTGAGCAACCGGGGCAACATCTGGATCCATGCGCGGGAGTACATCGCCGGTTCGGAAGGCACCGGCGTGGGCGTCTCCAAGTGGTACTACCTGAGGGACATCGGCGAGGCACCGCACCACTTCTTCCACTCGGGTTACGTGCTCGCCATCTTCTCCGGCGGCTTCGTCGCGCTGACCCTGTGGGGCCTGCTGCTGGCCACGCTGCTTCGCGCTCCGGTCGTCGACGGCCGGGCATTCTCCGCCAAGGCGCCGGTGGCACTCTTCGTGATCTACTCGTTCACCGAGGTGGTCTGGAACCCGCTCTCGGTCGACGGACTCACCTGGATCTTCGTCCTGATGGTGCTGACCGGGTCCGCGCTAGGATCGACCGGCCCCGTCCCGGTCGACGCGACGGCCGACCCGCGGCCGAGTGCGCTGACCAGGCTCCGCCGGATGACCGGCCGGCCGGCCTCCGGCAGCGCCCCCACCGAGGCGCGTGACTGAC from Micromonospora craniellae encodes the following:
- a CDS encoding O-antigen ligase family protein is translated as MTTLFGVLLSAAGLAVAGWLVYARQAVAASFGGASTAVALIGFAALANAAPVLAGDHSSALIGVLVFALVVWLLVVHRGRLAGPPEIWRRICLGLAGAVLVWCVGVDVLTGDGVYGSRLPAYAAAGLLLVAVWLLAAGAPVSLGAMAYTGLAVLSLLTIPTAVYGQAWRACTDGQLEKCSLAGGLFKSFYDSENYIALITSFTLVAAVCALRRAERWAVVTFCLLVIVATGSRTSYLALAAVGVWVLGAWMMEWRRPYQRIHFVLCVPLVVGAVAVATYLAWSASKTTLSNRGNIWIHAREYIAGSEGTGVGVSKWYYLRDIGEAPHHFFHSGYVLAIFSGGFVALTLWGLLLATLLRAPVVDGRAFSAKAPVALFVIYSFTEVVWNPLSVDGLTWIFVLMVLTGSALGSTGPVPVDATADPRPSALTRLRRMTGRPASGSAPTEARD
- a CDS encoding lipopolysaccharide biosynthesis protein encodes the protein MTAVPGDAARPIADARTDRPGHGRRMSFRARRGDGFLRKSGTFFTGTLLRTLAQGALFVLLAREMPINTYGLFVGVTALVAVVSPFASAGTPSLIMQNYADAPGDWPRHLVRGMFLSTVFGSGATVLVAAAGLAIWGADVGLVDLLCLAFADLVAWRLIEAVAASIQVRGRILLAALIPALLHVCRLAGAVVLTVAGGPITLHDWAVTSVVLSVVVCLTVILGGLRGGGRHVISVRGSLRQARTGMLFAVGLSAQSVYNDVDKVMLSRLGTPESAAIYAAAYRVVDLAYTPARSMSAIAYPRFFEAGRNGPRAALRMARGLLPRFLAFSVPVSLLLVAFSWMMPLVFGADFEAAVPAVQGLSALLVLKSLHYLAADALSGARMQGRRTICQIGVGVLNVLLNLWLIPAYGWQGAIYSSLACDALLAVLLWGCLAVAVRRDTAGTPPAPRPRERV
- a CDS encoding glycosyltransferase, which produces MRLHFVLPQLEPLYGMELAAALLMRGMQDQGVEVSATVVSGPVPATLGDLVMDTLGLGTRITRLMEAVPPLRRRLQRLPADAQIVASGLWGSVPVGAALAGTNRDYVAWEHSLLPERLRIDGRVRMLSRVARARGLRPRLVVAVSDGVARTVRRLAPGQPVVTIPNPMPAKPFVAPREVADRARIDLLATAAFRPYKNHSCALEALALLPKNYHLTLAGDGEERDLLHDAVRRLGLQDRTTFLGRVPTVARLLTQADVLVHPSRAETFGFSLVEAAEAGLPVAALPVPALDEMIPTFVPGTLAADTSAEALAAAIVRLTGDGRPGVADFEKAWQARCTELDPAVAGGRWVEALT